In one window of Pseudomonas putida DNA:
- a CDS encoding phospholipase D-like domain-containing protein has product MPGPVFPWRDGNQFELLIDGPEFFPRMLTAIVRAERQVDLELYLVEAGACADAVVEALESAALRGVRVRCLFDDYGALAFPSALRQRLQAAGVELRLYNRLRWRRGLRNLYRDHRKLLLVDEHWAVVGGTGVTDEFWTPGQEASEWHEVMVRMEGPVVSDWQVLFDRQWHANHRRTAWRPPENFGLSRLPKMPAQGQGLGRVAYADARQHRDILHSLVRALNSGQRRIWLATPYFLPTWSVRRSLRRAAQKGIDVRLLLTGPRTDHPSVRYAGHRYYPRLLRAGVRIFEYQPCFLHLKMAVVDDWVSIGSCNFDHWNLRFNLEANVEALDPPLTAAVLASFTRDFAVSEEVDLDHWKARPLWRRVQQRIWGWLDRLVVNLLDRRN; this is encoded by the coding sequence ATGCCAGGGCCAGTCTTCCCCTGGCGGGATGGCAACCAGTTCGAACTGCTGATCGACGGCCCGGAATTCTTTCCGCGCATGCTCACGGCGATCGTGCGCGCCGAGCGCCAGGTCGATCTGGAACTGTACCTGGTGGAGGCGGGGGCCTGTGCCGATGCGGTGGTCGAGGCCCTGGAGTCGGCCGCGTTGCGCGGCGTGCGCGTGCGTTGCCTGTTCGACGACTACGGCGCCCTGGCCTTCCCTTCGGCACTGCGCCAACGCTTGCAGGCCGCCGGTGTCGAGCTGCGGCTGTACAACCGCCTGCGCTGGCGCCGGGGCCTGCGCAACCTGTACCGCGATCACCGCAAGCTGCTGCTGGTGGATGAGCACTGGGCGGTGGTGGGTGGTACCGGGGTGACCGACGAATTCTGGACACCGGGTCAGGAGGCGAGCGAGTGGCATGAAGTGATGGTGCGCATGGAGGGGCCGGTGGTGAGTGACTGGCAGGTGCTGTTCGACCGCCAGTGGCACGCCAACCACCGTCGTACCGCCTGGCGCCCGCCCGAGAACTTCGGCCTGTCGCGCCTGCCGAAGATGCCAGCGCAGGGGCAGGGCCTGGGCCGCGTGGCCTATGCCGACGCGCGCCAGCACCGCGACATCCTGCACTCGCTGGTCCGTGCGCTGAACAGTGGACAGCGTCGCATCTGGCTGGCGACGCCGTATTTTCTGCCAACCTGGAGCGTGCGCCGCTCGCTGCGCCGGGCGGCGCAAAAGGGCATCGACGTACGCTTGCTGCTCACGGGGCCACGTACCGACCACCCTTCGGTGCGCTATGCCGGCCATCGTTACTACCCTCGCTTGCTGCGCGCCGGGGTGCGGATCTTCGAATACCAGCCATGCTTCCTGCACCTGAAGATGGCCGTGGTCGACGACTGGGTCAGCATCGGCTCGTGCAACTTCGACCACTGGAACCTGCGCTTCAACCTCGAAGCCAACGTCGAGGCCCTCGACCCGCCGCTGACCGCAGCGGTGCTGGCCAGCTTCACGCGGGATTTCGCCGTGAGCGAGGAGGTCGATCTGGATCACTGGAAGGCCCGACCGCTGTGGCGGCGGGTGCAGCAGCGGATCTGGGGCTGGCTGGATCGTCTGGTAGTCAATCTGCTGGATCGCCGCAACTGA
- a CDS encoding YceI family protein yields MSTLLRLLPALLLALCLPAHANWHLDGESSRLSFITGKNGDTAEVHRFLVLHGTIDRKGVAGLSIEMDSVSSGIPLRDERMRDGLFEVERFPEATVKAQLDLRPINDLANGAQLELRLPLTVTLHGQSHNYNALLLATRLDERRFQVVTLEPLLLRAEDYGLLPGLESLRKFAKLKSINPSVPVNAVLIFTAR; encoded by the coding sequence ATGTCCACTTTGCTCCGCCTGCTACCCGCCCTGTTACTGGCCCTGTGTCTGCCCGCCCATGCCAACTGGCACCTGGACGGCGAGTCCTCGCGCCTGTCGTTCATCACCGGCAAGAACGGCGATACTGCCGAGGTGCACCGCTTCCTGGTGTTGCACGGCACCATCGACCGCAAGGGTGTGGCTGGCTTGAGCATCGAGATGGATTCGGTGAGTAGCGGTATTCCGCTGCGTGACGAGCGCATGCGTGACGGCCTGTTCGAAGTCGAGCGCTTCCCCGAAGCGACGGTCAAGGCCCAGCTCGACCTGCGGCCGATCAACGACCTGGCCAACGGTGCCCAGCTGGAGTTGCGCCTGCCACTGACCGTGACCCTGCACGGCCAGTCCCACAACTACAACGCGCTGCTGCTGGCCACCCGCCTCGATGAGCGGCGCTTCCAGGTGGTGACCCTCGAGCCGCTACTGTTGCGGGCCGAGGATTACGGCTTGCTGCCAGGGCTGGAAAGCCTGCGCAAGTTCGCCAAGCTCAAGTCCATCAACCCGTCGGTGCCGGTGAATGCGGTGCTGATCTTCACCGCACGTTGA
- a CDS encoding DJ-1/PfpI family protein translates to MTAKKILMLVGDYVEDYEVMVPFQALQMVGHTVHAVCPEKIAGQTVRTAIHDFEGDQTYSEKPGHNFALNFDFVQVRAEGYDALLIPGGRAPEYLRLDERVLKLVKEFDQAGKPIAAVCHGAQLLAAAGVLEGRECSAYPACAPEVRLAGGRFVDIAIDQAHVDGNLVTAPAWPAHPAWLAAFLKVLGTRIG, encoded by the coding sequence ATGACGGCGAAGAAGATTCTCATGCTGGTGGGCGATTACGTCGAGGACTACGAGGTGATGGTGCCGTTCCAGGCTTTGCAGATGGTCGGCCACACAGTGCACGCGGTATGCCCCGAGAAGATCGCCGGGCAGACCGTGCGCACGGCCATCCACGACTTCGAGGGCGACCAGACCTACAGCGAGAAACCTGGGCACAACTTCGCCCTCAACTTCGATTTCGTCCAGGTGCGTGCCGAAGGGTATGACGCGCTGCTGATCCCCGGTGGGCGGGCGCCGGAGTACCTGCGCCTGGACGAACGGGTGCTGAAACTGGTCAAGGAATTCGACCAGGCGGGCAAGCCGATCGCGGCGGTGTGCCATGGCGCACAGTTGCTGGCGGCGGCCGGGGTGCTCGAAGGGCGTGAGTGCAGCGCTTATCCTGCGTGCGCACCGGAGGTGCGGTTGGCCGGAGGACGGTTCGTGGATATCGCCATCGATCAGGCGCATGTGGATGGCAATCTGGTGACGGCACCGGCATGGCCGGCGCATCCGGCGTGGCTGGCGGCTTTTCTCAAGGTGCTGGGCACGCGTATCGGCTGA